A genomic segment from Sciurus carolinensis chromosome 1, mSciCar1.2, whole genome shotgun sequence encodes:
- the Mindy1 gene encoding ubiquitin carboxyl-terminal hydrolase MINDY-1, whose product MEHPQPEHLAPDKARNAETDTCENHKVLLGPDEHLQNKDSRDADEEAGKQEPGDQALLPTQSGENLESPPPEANSSQPGPSCSMSPEIETIGACSRPQELPQSPRTWQPEPDFYCVKWIPWKGERTPIITQSTNGPCPLLAIMNILFLQWKVMLSPQKEVITSDELMAHLGNCLLSIKPQEKSEGLQLNFQQNVDDAMTVLPKLATGLDVNVRFTGVSDFEYTPECSVFDLLGIPLYHGWLVDPQSPEAVSAVGKLSYNQLVEKIITCKHSSNPNLVTEGLIAEQFLETTAAQLTYHGLCELTAAAKEGELSVFFRNNHFSTMTKHKSHLYLLVTDQGFLQEEQVVWESLHNVDGDSCFCDSDFHLSHSLSKGPEAEGGGSSPEKQLQVDQDYLIALSLQQQQQPQGMLDLSDLELAQQLQQEEYQQQQAVQPAQMRALSSQGRGATSGRPAGERRQRPKQESDCILL is encoded by the exons ATGGAACACCCTCAACCTGAACATCTAGCCCCTGATAAGGCCAGGAATGCAGAAACAGACACCTGTGAAAATCACAAGGTCCTATTGGGACCAGATGAGCACCTTCAGAATAAAGATAGCAGAGATGCTGATGAGGAGGCTGGAAAACAGGAGCCAGGAGACCAAGCTTTGCTACCAACACAGAGTGGGGAGAATCTCGAGTCCCCTCCTCCTGAAGCTAACTCAAGTCAACCTGGGCCATCCTGTAGCATGTCACCTGAGATAGAGACAATAGGGGCATGCTCCAGGCCCCAGGAGCTTCCCCAATCCCCCAGGACCTGGCAGCCTGAGCCAGATTTCTACTGTGTAAAGTGGATCCCCTGGAAAGGAGAACGGACACCCATCATCACCCAGAGCACTAATGGTCCTTGCCCTCTCCTTGCCATCATGAATATCCTCTTCCTTCAGTGGAAG GTGATGCTGTCTCCCCAGAAGGAAGTGATCACATCAGATGAGCTTATGGCCCACCTTG GAAATTGCCTCCTGTCCATCAAGCCTCAGGAAAAGTCAGAGGGACTTCAGCTTAATTTTCAGCAG AATGTGGACGATGCAATGACAGTGTTGCCTAAACTGGCCACAGGTCTGGATGTCAATGTGCGATTCACAGGAGTCTCTGATTTTGAGTATACACCTGAATGCAGTGTCTTTGACCTACTAGGCATACCTCTGTACCATGGCTGGCTTGTTGATCCACAG AGTCCTGAGGCTGTGAGTGCAGTTGGGAAACTGAGTTACAACCAGCTGGTAGAGAAGATCATCACCTGCAAACACTCCAGCAACCCCAACCTCGTGACAGAAG GCTTGATCGCAGAGCAGTTCCTGGAGACCACTGCAGCACAGCTGACCTACCATGGCCTATGTGAGCTTACAGCAGCTGCCAAGGAGGGTGAACTTAGTGTCTTTTTCCGCAACAACCACTTTAGCACTATGACTAAGCACAAG AGTCATTTGTACCTACTGGTCACTGACCAGGGTTTTCTACAGGAGGAGCAAGTGGTATGGGAAAGCTTGCACAATGTGGATGGAGACAGCTGCTTTTGTGACTCTGACTTCCACCTAAGTCATTCCCTCAGCAAGGGACCTGAAGCAGAAGGTGGGGGTAGCTCCCCAGAGAAGCAGCTGCAGGTAGACCAG GATTACCTGATTGCCTTGTCCttgcaacagcagcagcagccacagggaATGCTGGACCTTAGTGACCTGGAGCTGGCCCAGCAACTTCAGCAAGAGGAGTATCAACAGCAGCAAGCAGTCCAGCCTGCGCAGATGCGGGCCCTGTCATCCCAG GGGAGAGGAGCCACATCAGGACGCCCAGCTGGGGAGCGGCGgcagaggccaaagcaggagtCAGACTGTATTCTGTTATAG